The proteins below come from a single Lepeophtheirus salmonis chromosome 4, UVic_Lsal_1.4, whole genome shotgun sequence genomic window:
- the LOC121116166 gene encoding kinesin-like protein KIF3A isoform X3 has product MKIKSKAGSKIKNKLGSSDSLVKSSSNGGVKSDYSGDDNEGDNINVVVRVRPLNIKEHKQNDTNIIHFPGDGGVWVDEQKRDKIKPYTFNVVFEPEATQEDILDHSGIKKLIDMAVDGFSTTVFCYGQTGSGKTHTLTGPPDLEKLFTGSHHNERLHPRDYHAFRARNMDPNHKDHGLVFRSFLYLYQQLDAKSESANFRVKASYLEIYNEKVIDLLNPGTKRSNLAVRWNKKSRAHVVDNLFSIECDELEDLLAVLEEGLRNRAIGTHNMNEHSSRSHTILTVYIQSEEKAVSENNNGVFITRHGKINFVDLAGSEMTKKTKSEGKTLEEANNINKSLMVLGYCIAQLSNQKKTDRILHVPYRDSKLTKLLADSLAGNGVTLMIACVSPAKSNLSETSNTLRYAARAKKIKTKPVIVMDPREALIVSLKREVAILQQENGHLRQLLELGDLDERHDNSAVSYTQTDQHLMEVKTPLDGRASPSSAKKVNKSQLGELDPNTVLELVKDYMKENADLRKENTDLFSVRDMLLRDQELVCRENERLLKKLEDVNSVCCRSPIIPARPSYSAELLSMSLSGSLPRSSGVMGSAPEHLNSSSNSHTSPVTNVWVNPMMDTPPPSNYENGHDEDVSQQRNNVGSCTSGRNSPSFSHSKSRLPENINRELERRKIGNSMTNIVESYRKSRSFSKGGSLDSESGDNSEFFSVYGRKKPGLIKDSLSVSRGSIHSSPEEQQIVEMSNGGANIPLRGVKTNGSMFSNATKAKLLRNKGRSQTQD; this is encoded by the exons gttGATGAACAAAAAAGGGACAAAATCAAACCCTATACCTTCAATGTGGTATTTGAGCCAGAGGCCACACAAGAGGACATTCTGGATCATTCAGGGATCAAGAAACTTATCGATATGGCAGTAGATGGGTTTAGCACGACTGTGTTTTGTTATGGACAGACAGGAAGTGGGAAAACACATACTCTGACCGGACCCCCAGACTTG GAAAAACTTTTTACCGGATCCCATCACAATGAGCGTCTTCATCCTCGAGATTATCACGCG TTTCGTGCACGAAATATGGATCCAAATCACAAGGACCATGGTCTTGTTTTCCGATCCTTTCTCTATCTCTATCAGCAACTGGATGCCAAATCCGAGTCTGCAAACTTTCGAGTCAAAGCATCATATCTTGAAATCTACAACGAAAAGGTCATTGACTTACTCAATCCCGGAACAAAGCGCTCTAACTTAGCTGTACGATGGAATAAGAAAAGCCGTGCACACGTTGTGGATAATCTCTTTTCCATAGAGTGTGATGAATTGGAGGATTTGCTTGCTGTTCTGGAAGAGG GTCTACGAAATCGAGCCATAGGAACACATAATATGAATGAACATTCGTCCCGGAGTCATACCATTCTCACAGTTTATATACAGTCCGAAGAAAAAGCAGTTTCAGAGAATAACAATGGAGTTTTTATCACACGTCATGGTAAGATTAACTTTGTTGATCTAGCAGGCTCTGAAATGACTAAAAAGACAAAGAGCGAGGGGAAAACCCTTGAAGAGGCCAATAACATCAACAAAAGCTTAATGGTCCTTG GATACTGCATTGCTCAATTGAGTAATCAAAAGAAAACGGACCGAATTCTTCACGTACCCTATAGGGATAGCAAATTGACTAAATTACTAGCAGACTCATTGGCCGGCAATGGAGTTACACTCATG ATTGCCTGTGTCTCTCCAGCGAAATCCAATCTTTCTGAAACGTCAAATACCTTACGCTATGCGGCACGAGCCAAGAAAATCAAAACAAAGCCCGTAATTGTCatg GATCCTCGTGAGGCACTCATTGTTAGTTTAAAGAGGGAAGTAGCGATACTCCAGCAAGAAAATGGTCATTTAAGACAATTACTCGAGTTGGGAGACTTGGATGAGAGACATGACAACTCTGCAGTGTCTTACACACAAACCGATCAACATTTAATGGAAGTTAAAACTCCCCTGGATGGGCGAG CATCTCCCTCTAGCGCCAAAAAGGTGAACAAATCTCAACTCGGGGAGCTGGATCCTAATACCGTTCTAGAGCTCGTGAAGGACTACATGAAAGAAAACGCGGATCTACGGAAGGAGAACACGGATCTCTTCTCTGTAAGGGACATGTTACTAAGGGATCAAGAGCTCGTTTGTCGTGAAAATGAGAGACTCCTTAAGAAGTTGGAGGATGTGAACTC AGTCTGTTGCCGTTCTCCCATTATTCCGGCACGGCCAAGTTACTCTGCAGAGCTCCTTTCTATGTCTCTAAGTGGGAGTCTCCCGCGTTCATCAGGCGTCATGGGCTCTGCACCAGAGCATTTAAACTCATCGTCAAATTCGCATACATCCCCTGTTACTAATGTATGGGTCAACCCAATGATGGACACCCCTCCACCCTCGAACTATGAGAATGGTCATGATGAGGATGTCTCACAACAGCGCAACAACGTTGGCTCGTGCACCTCAGGAAGAAACTCCCCTTCCTTTTCTCACTCCAAGTCCCGTCTCCCAGAGAATATTAATCGAGAATTGGAGAGGCGAAAGATTGGAAACAGTATGACAAACATTGTTGAGTCATATCGTAAAAGTCGATCTTTTTCGAAAGGAGGATCTCTGGACTCTGAGTCAGGGGATAATTCAGAGTTCTTTAGTGTATATGGACGTAAGAAACCTGGACTTATCAAGGACTCACTCTCTGTGAG TCGAGGGTCCATTCATTCCTCACCTGAGGAACAACAGATCGTTGAGATGAGCAATGGCGGAGCTAACATTCCACTCCGTGGAGTCAAAACGAATGGATCTATGTTTTCAAACGCTACAAAGGCAAAGCTATTAAGAaacaaag gGCGCTCTCAAACTCAGGATTAA
- the LOC121116166 gene encoding kinesin-like protein KIF3A isoform X4 encodes MKIKSKAGSKIKNKLGSSDSLVKSSSNGGVKSDYSGDDNEGDNINVVVRVRPLNIKEHKQNDTNIIHFPGDGGVWVDEQKRDKIKPYTFNVVFEPEATQEDILDHSGIKKLIDMAVDGFSTTVFCYGQTGSGKTHTLTGPPDLFRARNMDPNHKDHGLVFRSFLYLYQQLDAKSESANFRVKASYLEIYNEKVIDLLNPGTKRSNLAVRWNKKSRAHVVDNLFSIECDELEDLLAVLEEGLRNRAIGTHNMNEHSSRSHTILTVYIQSEEKAVSENNNGVFITRHGKINFVDLAGSEMTKKTKSEGKTLEEANNINKSLMVLGYCIAQLSNQKKTDRILHVPYRDSKLTKLLADSLAGNGVTLMIACVSPAKSNLSETSNTLRYAARAKKIKTKPVIVMDPREALIVSLKREVAILQQENGHLRQLLELGDLDERHDNSAVSYTQTDQHLMEVKTPLDGRASPSSAKKVNKSQLGELDPNTVLELVKDYMKENADLRKENTDLFSVRDMLLRDQELVCRENERLLKKLEDVNSVCCRSPIIPARPSYSAELLSMSLSGSLPRSSGVMGSAPEHLNSSSNSHTSPVTNVWVNPMMDTPPPSNYENGHDEDVSQQRNNVGSCTSGRNSPSFSHSKSRLPENINRELERRKIGNSMTNIVESYRKSRSFSKGGSLDSESGDNSEFFSVYGRKKPGLIKDSLSVSRGSIHSSPEEQQIVEMSNGGANIPLRGVKTNGSMFSNATKAKLLRNKGRSQTQD; translated from the exons gttGATGAACAAAAAAGGGACAAAATCAAACCCTATACCTTCAATGTGGTATTTGAGCCAGAGGCCACACAAGAGGACATTCTGGATCATTCAGGGATCAAGAAACTTATCGATATGGCAGTAGATGGGTTTAGCACGACTGTGTTTTGTTATGGACAGACAGGAAGTGGGAAAACACATACTCTGACCGGACCCCCAGACTTG TTTCGTGCACGAAATATGGATCCAAATCACAAGGACCATGGTCTTGTTTTCCGATCCTTTCTCTATCTCTATCAGCAACTGGATGCCAAATCCGAGTCTGCAAACTTTCGAGTCAAAGCATCATATCTTGAAATCTACAACGAAAAGGTCATTGACTTACTCAATCCCGGAACAAAGCGCTCTAACTTAGCTGTACGATGGAATAAGAAAAGCCGTGCACACGTTGTGGATAATCTCTTTTCCATAGAGTGTGATGAATTGGAGGATTTGCTTGCTGTTCTGGAAGAGG GTCTACGAAATCGAGCCATAGGAACACATAATATGAATGAACATTCGTCCCGGAGTCATACCATTCTCACAGTTTATATACAGTCCGAAGAAAAAGCAGTTTCAGAGAATAACAATGGAGTTTTTATCACACGTCATGGTAAGATTAACTTTGTTGATCTAGCAGGCTCTGAAATGACTAAAAAGACAAAGAGCGAGGGGAAAACCCTTGAAGAGGCCAATAACATCAACAAAAGCTTAATGGTCCTTG GATACTGCATTGCTCAATTGAGTAATCAAAAGAAAACGGACCGAATTCTTCACGTACCCTATAGGGATAGCAAATTGACTAAATTACTAGCAGACTCATTGGCCGGCAATGGAGTTACACTCATG ATTGCCTGTGTCTCTCCAGCGAAATCCAATCTTTCTGAAACGTCAAATACCTTACGCTATGCGGCACGAGCCAAGAAAATCAAAACAAAGCCCGTAATTGTCatg GATCCTCGTGAGGCACTCATTGTTAGTTTAAAGAGGGAAGTAGCGATACTCCAGCAAGAAAATGGTCATTTAAGACAATTACTCGAGTTGGGAGACTTGGATGAGAGACATGACAACTCTGCAGTGTCTTACACACAAACCGATCAACATTTAATGGAAGTTAAAACTCCCCTGGATGGGCGAG CATCTCCCTCTAGCGCCAAAAAGGTGAACAAATCTCAACTCGGGGAGCTGGATCCTAATACCGTTCTAGAGCTCGTGAAGGACTACATGAAAGAAAACGCGGATCTACGGAAGGAGAACACGGATCTCTTCTCTGTAAGGGACATGTTACTAAGGGATCAAGAGCTCGTTTGTCGTGAAAATGAGAGACTCCTTAAGAAGTTGGAGGATGTGAACTC AGTCTGTTGCCGTTCTCCCATTATTCCGGCACGGCCAAGTTACTCTGCAGAGCTCCTTTCTATGTCTCTAAGTGGGAGTCTCCCGCGTTCATCAGGCGTCATGGGCTCTGCACCAGAGCATTTAAACTCATCGTCAAATTCGCATACATCCCCTGTTACTAATGTATGGGTCAACCCAATGATGGACACCCCTCCACCCTCGAACTATGAGAATGGTCATGATGAGGATGTCTCACAACAGCGCAACAACGTTGGCTCGTGCACCTCAGGAAGAAACTCCCCTTCCTTTTCTCACTCCAAGTCCCGTCTCCCAGAGAATATTAATCGAGAATTGGAGAGGCGAAAGATTGGAAACAGTATGACAAACATTGTTGAGTCATATCGTAAAAGTCGATCTTTTTCGAAAGGAGGATCTCTGGACTCTGAGTCAGGGGATAATTCAGAGTTCTTTAGTGTATATGGACGTAAGAAACCTGGACTTATCAAGGACTCACTCTCTGTGAG TCGAGGGTCCATTCATTCCTCACCTGAGGAACAACAGATCGTTGAGATGAGCAATGGCGGAGCTAACATTCCACTCCGTGGAGTCAAAACGAATGGATCTATGTTTTCAAACGCTACAAAGGCAAAGCTATTAAGAaacaaag gGCGCTCTCAAACTCAGGATTAA